Below is a window of Maribacter dokdonensis DSW-8 DNA.
ACCAAAGGCAGCATCTACGGCTTCAGATGTAATTCCGCCGGTACTCGAGTCTACATTGGCATTACCCAATTCTCCCCAACTGGCTCTTAATTTTAAAAAGTCTATTATGTTGCTGTTCTCTAAAAAAGATTCTTCAGATAGTACCCAACCCACACCAACGGTAGGGAAATAGCCCCATTTTTCTTGGTATTTACTAGTACCGTCAGCTCTAAATGTTCCATAAATAAGGTATTTGCTGTCATAGTTATATGCAACACGACCAAAGTAAGAGAAGAAATATTGTCTAAGGCCGTCATCACCAACACCAGCTACATCAATAGAATTGGCAAGATCTAGAAAATAAGACTCATCACCAATACCTGGTCCGTTAGGGAAATTAAGACCTTTTGCCTCTAATTGCTCATAAGAACGGTCTCTGTAAGAAGTGCCTACCAATGCCGTTAGGTTATGTTTGCCATAACTATCGTCATAGGTTAATGTGTTGTCCCAAGTTTGCTCGGAGAAAGTGGCATTTCTTTTCACCAATTCAGCATTTTCCCTAAATGCGTTACCATTTCCGAAAAAATAAGGTAAGTCTACCTCTCTAGTTTCGGTAGTTTCAAAGTTGTGGTAAAAAGCAGTTTTAAGTGTTAGTTTATCCGGAACTAATTGATAGTTCAGGTTAACCGTAGTCAAGGTATTTCTGATCTTGTCTCGGTTCTCGGTATTTTCCATTATAGGAAAAGGATTCTGCGTACCTCTGTATCCTAAATCTTGTGCATTCGCATAAGGTTTAGGGTATGCATCTGTTTTAGAAGGATCTAGTACAGGCATTGTAGGCGTTGCATAATATGCCAAAGCAAAAGCCGTGTTTTCCGGTCTATAACTTGTAGCATTGCTAAAAAGGGTAGAGATACCAATATCTAAGCGATCGGTAATATCCACATTTACCTTAGACCTAATATTGAACCTTTCGTAATCATTCTTCATGTTCAAAATACCTTCTTGTTCAAAGTAGTTTAAGCCTAATGAATATGTTACGGATTCCGTACCACCGGCAACACCAATACTATGGTTCTGTTGCAGGGCATGACGCAAAATTAAATCGTACCAGTCTGTGTTGACATCTGGTACATTTGGGTTGATTCTACTTCTTCCATATCGTTGTATGGCATTTTCAATAGACTGTGCTTCGGCAGCAGAACCAGATTCTCTTGCCAAGGTGGCGAACTGTTCGCTGTTTGAAAGTGTAACCACATTTTGTGCTATTTGTACCCCTTGGTAACCATTATATGTAATTTCTGGTTTTTGGTTGATTTTACCCGATTTGGTTTCGATCAAAACTACACCATTAGCGGCACGTACCCCGTATATTGCGGAGGCAGAGGCATCCTTAAGAACAGAGATAGTTTCAATATCCTCTGTATTAAGAAAATCGATGTCATCGAAAAATGTGCCATCAACTACATATAGTGGGTCAGATGCGCCACCCACATATGATCCAATACCACGAACCCTAATTGTTGGTCCTGTACCGGGAGCTCCGCTACTTACTACCTGAAGACCTGCCACTTTACCCTGTAAGGATTGCATGGCCGCACTCGTTGGCGTTCTAGTGATATCTTCTGTTTTAATGGTCGTAATAGATCCAGTAAGATCTGCCTTTTTCTGAGTACCGTAACCCACGACAACCACTTCATCTAAAGTTTGAGAATCTTCAGATAAGCTGATGTCAATAGTTGATTGACCGTTCACCAAAACTTCTTGGGAAGAGTAGCCAATGTAACTGATTACTAGAGTACCATCACTAGGTACATCGTTTAAAACATATAGACCGTCAAAATCAGTTTGGGTTCCTGTAGTAGTACCTTTAATTATAATACTTGCACCAGGTAATGGTTGACCACCTTCGTCAATAACAGTTCCCGAAACCGAAATTCCATTTTGCGCAAAAACCGCCAAGTGGGTCATTAAAATGCAGAATGTTAAAAATTTGATTCCTATTTTCATAATTGTTTAAAAATTGAGTTGTAAAATTATCAAGTTGTTAATTTTGATAGCAAGTTATCAAAACAAGGAGCAGTTAAATTTTATTGAACTACATAAAAAGTACATCAATAGTGTGTAGTGCGTGAAAAGCCTTGATTATGGGGTTTTGCAGTAGTAAATGTGTTAATGGAAAAGTAAAAATTAACGTTTTGATGTAGTAATGATGTAGCTAATTAACGCATTCTTAATACGAGTGGTGGTTGTAAAAACCATTAATTGATGTTTTATTTAAATTTAATGAGGTAATTAGATAGGTTTTGCGAGCTGTCTATATTCAATTTTTTGCGAAGACGATATCTGTGGATCTCAACACCACGAACAGAAATACCCATTAACGGAGCAATCTCTTTTGTGGTATGATTCATTTTGAGATAAGCACATAATCTTAAATCCTTGGGTGTTAATTTTGGATATTTCTTTAAAAGATTTTCAAAAAAATCTTCATGCAGTTCTTTAAAACTTACTTCAAAATGTTTCCAGTCTTGGTCTTCATCCAAAGAGCTATCAAGTTTTTTAGATAGCGACTTAAAGCGCTGTTTGTTGCTAAAGGCTTCTTGATTTAAAGCGATCATATCTTTTAGCTCTATGATCAATTCGTTCTTTTTGGCAACACTCATGGTGGTTCTTGCCAGTTCTGTCTGTTTTCTCTTAATTTCTTTTTCTAATTTTTCTTTCTCTATTTGTGCCAAACGTTCATCTTGTTCCCGTTGCATTTGAACCTTTAGTTGGTTATGCTTTTTAGTCAATTTTTGCCTATTATACCAGCGGACTAAAAGAATGGCCGCAATAATCAATAGTAGATAGCCCAATAAACTCCAATTGGAAAAATACCAAGGCCTCAAAATTTTAAATTCAATAATCTTTGGGGCAGATAGTTCATTACCAATACTAACGGTATGAACTTTTAACGTGTAATCTCCAAAGGGTAAGTTTTGAAGTTGAATTGTACCATTATCCAAATAGTTAGACTGATCAATTGTGCCCGTAAGTTCATAGAAATAGGTATACTGTTTAATACTGCCAGCGGAGACATTAATAAGTAAAGATTTGGATTTGTTAAAGGGTATTTTAAAACTTGAATTATTTAATAGATACGTTTCTTTTTCATCTTGAAAAGAACTTAATCTGGGTATTGGTAATGCTACATTTTTTAATTCATTTTCAAATTTATTCAAGTTAAGTTTTCCAAAACCGTCGGTAAGGGTAAAATAGTATATGGAATCATTATAGTTTACTATGGTTTCCGTTTCTATAGCAAGTCTTTTTCTAAGAAGGGCATCATCTAATGTAAATTGATTATCACCAAGGTCTGTATGAATAATTTTTTTCTGATTATCATTATCAAAAAACCAATAACTTGTTGAATTATAGTTGACAAGATCCATATTTACATAATCTTTAAACTCTTCAAATTCAGATATAATATCAGCTATTGGATCATATTTGAACCAATTACCTTCACTAGATAGTATAATTTGGTTTTTAATATTGTACAATTTGATGTTGTAAGTGTTGGGTATGGCACCAGTTTTAATTTCTGTTGTTGCCAGCACTTTTGTGTGCGTACCGTTCATGGTTATTTTAAAAAGCCCTTTATATGGATGTGCCGCCCATAAAGTTGTAGCGTTTTCAAAACATAATTGCTTTACGGGAAAGTCAATGCCGGTGATACGGCTGGTGATCCAATTTCCGTTTTCCCTCTTTTTAAAATTTGCTAAACCGGTATATGTACCCTGAATATAAGAAGATTGTGTTTCAGGGATTTTGGCTATTTGATACCCCCCGGAAATGTCGGACACTTTGTTGAGCTTATCATTTTTTAAAATGAAAGTACCTGTGTTATGACCACAGAATAAATCTCCGTCTATAATTTCCAAATCCCAAACATGCCCCTGTGATCCAGGTACAAATTGCAACTGGTCATCCTTAAAATGATAAATACCGGTATTACTGCCCAAATATAGCTCGCCCTCATGGTCTACAAGATCATAAACGGTACCTAAAACACCTGAATGGTCGGTATAATAAGTAATAGGGTTTTTCAATTGAATTTTATCTATACCATTATCTAGACCCAGCCATAATTGTTCTTTATAATGCAGCATGGCCAAAACGGTATTGTTCTGCAGTCCCAGTGCTTTGTTGAGGTTTTGAAAGGTATTGTGCTTAACATCATACGTATAGATGCCGTTTTTAATAGTGCCAAATGCAATTGTATTTTTGTCGAGAGACAATACTTTGTTCAGTTGGTGGTCTTTCAGCTCGTTGTTTATTGAGTCGTCCAATGGAGCTATTAGACCATTGGTGAGCATATAACAACCATTAAGTTTGGTGCCGATAAGTAGATCGTCTCCAAAGGAAACCATATCTACAATAGTTTTTCCTTCCAATATTTCCTGAGATTCCAAGGGAGCAAGTGTATTGTCTTTAATACGATATAATCTACGTTGTTCACCGGCAACAATAATCTCGTTTTTATACTTGGCAATATTTGTAACAACAAAAGGAGCATCTAAAACTGTTATTTCATTGTTTCGGTAAATATATACGGTTGAAAATGACCGAAATATGATGGTATTGTTAAGAGGTATTATTTGCCAGAACTCCTCGTTTGTAAATTCGTGTTCTTTTATTAAATGGGTTAAAGAGGTGTATTCTAATGAACCGTATGGATTCATTTTCCAAAATCCGAATTCTTCATAAGAGCCGGTATAAATTTTTCCATTTACATATGCGGTTGAGCGTATTATCGTTTTATTGGGCAGTTTGTTTAGTGTCCAACT
It encodes the following:
- a CDS encoding SusC/RagA family TonB-linked outer membrane protein — encoded protein: MKIGIKFLTFCILMTHLAVFAQNGISVSGTVIDEGGQPLPGASIIIKGTTTGTQTDFDGLYVLNDVPSDGTLVISYIGYSSQEVLVNGQSTIDISLSEDSQTLDEVVVVGYGTQKKADLTGSITTIKTEDITRTPTSAAMQSLQGKVAGLQVVSSGAPGTGPTIRVRGIGSYVGGASDPLYVVDGTFFDDIDFLNTEDIETISVLKDASASAIYGVRAANGVVLIETKSGKINQKPEITYNGYQGVQIAQNVVTLSNSEQFATLARESGSAAEAQSIENAIQRYGRSRINPNVPDVNTDWYDLILRHALQQNHSIGVAGGTESVTYSLGLNYFEQEGILNMKNDYERFNIRSKVNVDITDRLDIGISTLFSNATSYRPENTAFALAYYATPTMPVLDPSKTDAYPKPYANAQDLGYRGTQNPFPIMENTENRDKIRNTLTTVNLNYQLVPDKLTLKTAFYHNFETTETREVDLPYFFGNGNAFRENAELVKRNATFSEQTWDNTLTYDDSYGKHNLTALVGTSYRDRSYEQLEAKGLNFPNGPGIGDESYFLDLANSIDVAGVGDDGLRQYFFSYFGRVAYNYDSKYLIYGTFRADGTSKYQEKWGYFPTVGVGWVLSEESFLENSNIIDFLKLRASWGELGNANVDSSTGGITSEAVDAAFGDVRYPGLVTSSDFEALKWEVTAETNVGLTARLFDNKLTIDSDYYVRETRDAVIPVSRLLVPGETRQNVGVIRNSGFEIVANWNQKVSDNFNFSVGGNFSTLDNEVLDLAGQENLTSGGDTAQRTVVGGTINPFFGLKVDGVYQTDEEILSDPAAQAAIANGLTVAPGDLKFVDQNGDMVIDAQDRVDLGSYLPTYSFGFNFGMNYKAWDFNLNVIGQGGNVIANQKRFAIRQTPDANIDRDFAVNRWNGAGSTNSYPSARGIRNPWSNQFLSSFFVEKGDFVRLQNVTLGYTLPKLNSKFNPDIRFYITAERPLTFFNYNGFTPEVSDGRDTQTYPIPGVYTFGVNIKI
- a CDS encoding helix-turn-helix and ligand-binding sensor domain-containing protein → MKTRLFLIITLCIIPLWSNGQNLSPPIQNYSSYEYNAASKNWGLTIDENGELYVANNIGLLHFNGESWTLNKLPNKTIIRSTAYVNGKIYTGSYEEFGFWKMNPYGSLEYTSLTHLIKEHEFTNEEFWQIIPLNNTIIFRSFSTVYIYRNNEITVLDAPFVVTNIAKYKNEIIVAGEQRRLYRIKDNTLAPLESQEILEGKTIVDMVSFGDDLLIGTKLNGCYMLTNGLIAPLDDSINNELKDHQLNKVLSLDKNTIAFGTIKNGIYTYDVKHNTFQNLNKALGLQNNTVLAMLHYKEQLWLGLDNGIDKIQLKNPITYYTDHSGVLGTVYDLVDHEGELYLGSNTGIYHFKDDQLQFVPGSQGHVWDLEIIDGDLFCGHNTGTFILKNDKLNKVSDISGGYQIAKIPETQSSYIQGTYTGLANFKKRENGNWITSRITGIDFPVKQLCFENATTLWAAHPYKGLFKITMNGTHTKVLATTEIKTGAIPNTYNIKLYNIKNQIILSSEGNWFKYDPIADIISEFEEFKDYVNMDLVNYNSTSYWFFDNDNQKKIIHTDLGDNQFTLDDALLRKRLAIETETIVNYNDSIYYFTLTDGFGKLNLNKFENELKNVALPIPRLSSFQDEKETYLLNNSSFKIPFNKSKSLLINVSAGSIKQYTYFYELTGTIDQSNYLDNGTIQLQNLPFGDYTLKVHTVSIGNELSAPKIIEFKILRPWYFSNWSLLGYLLLIIAAILLVRWYNRQKLTKKHNQLKVQMQREQDERLAQIEKEKLEKEIKRKQTELARTTMSVAKKNELIIELKDMIALNQEAFSNKQRFKSLSKKLDSSLDEDQDWKHFEVSFKELHEDFFENLLKKYPKLTPKDLRLCAYLKMNHTTKEIAPLMGISVRGVEIHRYRLRKKLNIDSSQNLSNYLIKFK